The following coding sequences lie in one Yoonia sp. G8-12 genomic window:
- the nusB gene encoding transcription antitermination factor NusB, which translates to MTVSNNQKRKMKSAARLYAVQALFQMEASSQTVDQVIREFEDHRFGATYDDGEMAEGDVDTFRALMERAVDDQAAIDQMTDRALVAKWPIARIDPTWRALFRAAGAEMTLKQTPPKVVISEFVGVAEAFSADGKEPKFVNAVLDHMAREAQPEAFGKTS; encoded by the coding sequence ATGACCGTTTCGAACAACCAAAAGCGCAAGATGAAATCCGCCGCACGTCTTTATGCGGTTCAGGCCCTTTTCCAGATGGAGGCCAGTAGCCAGACCGTCGATCAGGTCATACGCGAGTTTGAGGACCACCGTTTCGGGGCGACCTATGATGATGGTGAAATGGCCGAGGGCGATGTGGATACATTCCGCGCGCTGATGGAAAGGGCCGTCGATGATCAGGCCGCAATTGACCAGATGACCGACCGTGCGCTGGTGGCGAAATGGCCGATTGCGCGGATTGATCCGACGTGGCGCGCATTGTTCCGTGCCGCAGGTGCAGAGATGACGCTGAAGCAGACACCGCCCAAGGTGGTGATCAGCGAATTCGTCGGCGTCGCCGAGGCGTTTTCGGCGGATGGCAAAGAGCCTAAATTCGTCAACGCTGTCCTTGATCACATGGCCCGCGAGGCCCAGCCAGAGGCATTTGGTAAAACATCGTGA
- a CDS encoding 6,7-dimethyl-8-ribityllumazine synthase: MAGPSHYIMPLPEFDKPVKILIVASPYYKDISDNQIAGAKAEIEKAGATWEIVEVPGALEIPTAIGIAERMSNFDGYVALGCVIRGETTHYDTVCNDSSRAIQLLGLQGLCIGNGILTVENRAQAEVRADPEEMNKGGGAAAAALHLIALARKWGKAAKGVGFTHEILMAGDMDSKTTT, encoded by the coding sequence ATGGCCGGACCATCGCATTACATCATGCCGCTGCCGGAATTCGATAAGCCGGTGAAAATCCTGATCGTGGCGTCGCCTTATTACAAGGACATCTCGGACAACCAGATCGCGGGGGCCAAGGCCGAGATCGAAAAAGCCGGTGCAACGTGGGAGATCGTTGAGGTGCCCGGTGCGCTTGAAATCCCGACCGCGATTGGCATTGCCGAGCGGATGAGCAACTTTGACGGCTACGTGGCTCTTGGCTGTGTGATCCGTGGTGAGACCACGCACTACGACACCGTTTGCAATGACAGCAGCCGTGCGATCCAATTGCTCGGGTTGCAGGGGCTTTGCATTGGCAACGGCATCCTGACCGTCGAAAACCGTGCGCAGGCGGAAGTGCGGGCTGATCCTGAGGAAATGAACAAAGGTGGCGGGGCGGCGGCTGCGGCCTTGCACCTGATCGCGCTGGCCCGTAAGTGGGGCAAAGCCGCGAAGGGCGTGGGGTTCACCCATGAAATCCTGATGGCCGGCGATATGGATAGCAAGACCACCACATGA
- the ribB gene encoding 3,4-dihydroxy-2-butanone-4-phosphate synthase has translation MNQTFETPGPIERDWSDAISNIEDIIDDARNGKMFILVDHEDRENEGDLVIPAQMATPDAINFMAKHGRGLICLTLPGTRIDALGLPLMASQNSSRHETAFTVSIEAREGVSTGISAHDRARTVATAIDASKGAADIATPGHVFPLRARDGGVLVRAGHTEAAVDISRLAGLNPSGVICEIMKEDGEMARLPDLIAFAQLHNLKIGTISDLIAYRRRHDNLVRVRETSTIQSEFGGEWELRIYTDETQGAEHIALIKGNITTPEPVLVRMHAMDPMLDVVGAGPKGRRNEFGDAMELIAAEGRGVLVLLRDVHMKLEAGEEVSPQTLRQYGLGAQILSSLGLHEIELLTNSPRPKVVGLDAYGLEIVGTRKISEIG, from the coding sequence ATGAACCAAACATTCGAGACACCCGGCCCCATTGAACGGGATTGGTCCGACGCGATCAGCAACATTGAAGACATCATTGATGACGCGCGCAACGGCAAGATGTTCATTCTTGTTGACCATGAAGATCGCGAAAATGAGGGCGATCTGGTGATCCCTGCGCAGATGGCCACGCCGGATGCGATCAACTTCATGGCCAAACATGGGCGTGGCCTGATTTGCCTGACATTGCCGGGCACGCGGATTGATGCGCTGGGACTGCCTTTGATGGCGTCGCAGAACTCATCACGTCATGAAACCGCTTTTACCGTCAGCATTGAAGCCCGCGAAGGTGTGAGCACCGGGATTTCCGCCCATGACCGCGCGCGCACTGTGGCCACGGCAATTGATGCTTCCAAAGGGGCGGCCGATATCGCGACCCCCGGACACGTCTTTCCGCTGCGCGCCCGCGACGGTGGTGTTTTGGTCCGCGCCGGTCATACCGAAGCCGCCGTGGATATCAGCCGTCTTGCGGGGCTGAACCCGTCGGGTGTGATCTGCGAGATCATGAAAGAAGACGGCGAAATGGCGCGTCTGCCTGATCTTATTGCCTTTGCGCAGCTGCATAACCTCAAGATCGGGACAATCAGTGATCTGATCGCCTATCGCCGCCGCCATGACAATCTGGTGCGCGTGCGTGAAACCAGCACGATCCAGTCCGAGTTTGGCGGTGAGTGGGAATTGCGCATCTACACCGATGAGACCCAAGGGGCGGAACATATCGCCCTGATCAAAGGGAATATCACAACACCTGAACCGGTACTGGTGCGGATGCATGCGATGGACCCGATGCTGGATGTCGTTGGCGCAGGCCCCAAGGGGCGGCGCAATGAATTTGGCGATGCGATGGAGCTGATCGCGGCTGAAGGGCGCGGTGTGCTCGTTTTGTTGCGTGACGTGCATATGAAGCTGGAGGCGGGCGAGGAAGTGTCTCCGCAGACGCTGCGCCAGTATGGCCTGGGCGCACAGATTCTCAGCTCGCTTGGTCTGCATGAAATCGAATTGCTCACCAACTCGCCCCGTCCAAAGGTTGTGGGGCTTGATGCCTATGGTTTGGAAATCGTAGGGACGCGCAAAATCTCGGAGATTGGATAA
- a CDS encoding riboflavin synthase, which yields MFTGIVTDIGTVLELEQRGDLRARIGTGYDVAGIDIGASIACNGVCLTVVALGRTPQNWFDVEISAETVGATNVGGWSVGARLNLERALKVGDELGGHIVSGHVDGVAEVIAMRDEGDSTRVTFRAPQDLARFIAPKGSVALDGTSLTVNEVNGADFGINFIPHTKLATTWGDTKVGDRINLEIDTMARYVARLQEYA from the coding sequence ATGTTCACAGGAATTGTCACAGATATCGGTACGGTGCTTGAGCTTGAACAGCGCGGCGATCTGCGGGCGCGGATCGGGACGGGCTATGATGTGGCGGGTATCGACATCGGAGCCTCGATTGCCTGCAACGGTGTGTGTTTGACGGTTGTGGCCCTTGGCCGCACCCCGCAGAACTGGTTCGACGTCGAGATTTCGGCCGAGACAGTGGGCGCCACCAACGTCGGCGGCTGGTCTGTTGGGGCGCGGCTGAACCTTGAGCGCGCCTTAAAGGTGGGCGACGAGCTTGGCGGGCATATTGTGTCGGGTCACGTCGACGGTGTAGCCGAGGTAATTGCGATGCGTGATGAAGGCGACAGCACCCGCGTGACCTTCCGTGCGCCGCAGGATCTGGCGCGGTTTATTGCGCCCAAAGGATCGGTGGCCCTCGACGGTACTTCGCTGACAGTGAACGAGGTGAATGGCGCAGATTTCGGGATCAACTTTATTCCGCATACCAAGCTGGCCACGACGTGGGGTGATACCAAGGTGGGTGACCGGATCAATCTAGAGATCGACACGATGGCCCGCTATGTCGCGCGGTTGCAGGAATATGCGTAG
- a CDS encoding capsule biosynthesis protein, whose translation MPDQKSFLFLQGPHGPFFRQLGRMLRNAGGAVWRVGFNAGDAAFWGHAPGYLAFQDDLTAWPETLATILKDHAITDIVLYGDTRPTHAEAVRQAKELGLRVHVFEEGYLRPYWVTYERGGSNGHSRLMDLSVPEMADRLAQSDVDLPTPPAHWGDMRQHVFYGAVYHWFVMFRNRRYRGFRPHRALPVHREALLYTKRLLLMPIIGLHRRWATGRIKAGGYPYHIALLQLEHDASFQAHSSFATMQDFIAEVIAGFAKGAPAHHHLIFKAHPLESGQSPLRRMIRTLAKEHGVSTRTHYLRGGKLAQILGDARSAVTVNSTAGQQALWRGIPLKAFGTAVYSKPEFVSDQPLPAFFADPKRPDAQAYRAYRQFLLETSQVPGGFYSASGRQQLLRHLVDMMLHDADPYDALLPTQSQASPALRVVQNGPLQ comes from the coding sequence ATGCCCGATCAAAAGTCTTTTCTTTTCCTCCAAGGACCGCACGGCCCGTTCTTTCGCCAGTTGGGGCGGATGCTGCGCAATGCGGGGGGCGCAGTCTGGCGCGTCGGGTTCAACGCAGGCGACGCGGCCTTTTGGGGGCACGCACCGGGCTATTTAGCGTTTCAGGATGATCTTACCGCCTGGCCCGAAACGCTGGCCACGATCCTCAAAGACCACGCCATCACCGATATCGTCCTTTACGGCGACACCCGCCCCACCCACGCAGAAGCAGTGCGACAAGCCAAAGAGTTGGGTCTGCGGGTGCATGTGTTTGAAGAGGGGTATTTGCGGCCCTATTGGGTGACCTATGAACGCGGTGGCAGCAACGGCCATTCCCGTCTGATGGATCTTTCGGTACCTGAAATGGCCGACAGGCTGGCGCAATCCGACGTCGATCTGCCCACCCCGCCGGCGCATTGGGGCGATATGCGGCAACATGTTTTCTACGGTGCCGTGTATCATTGGTTCGTGATGTTCCGAAACCGCCGCTATCGCGGGTTCAGGCCGCACCGCGCCCTGCCCGTCCATCGCGAAGCCCTGCTTTACACTAAGCGCCTCTTGCTGATGCCAATTATCGGGTTGCACAGGCGGTGGGCGACAGGCCGCATCAAGGCGGGCGGCTATCCTTACCACATTGCCCTGCTGCAACTGGAACATGACGCAAGCTTTCAGGCCCATTCTTCCTTCGCGACCATGCAGGACTTTATCGCCGAAGTCATTGCAGGCTTTGCCAAAGGCGCACCCGCGCATCACCACCTGATCTTCAAGGCACACCCTTTGGAAAGCGGGCAATCCCCATTGCGCCGTATGATCCGCACGTTAGCAAAAGAACACGGGGTCAGCACGCGGACCCACTATCTGCGGGGCGGTAAACTGGCGCAAATCCTTGGCGATGCGCGCTCTGCCGTGACCGTCAATTCAACCGCCGGTCAACAAGCACTCTGGCGGGGCATTCCGCTCAAGGCCTTTGGTACAGCCGTTTACAGCAAGCCCGAATTCGTCTCGGACCAACCCCTGCCTGCGTTTTTTGCTGACCCCAAGCGCCCCGATGCGCAAGCCTATCGCGCCTATCGCCAGTTCCTGCTGGAAACCAGCCAAGTCCCGGGCGGTTTTTATTCCGCCTCAGGCCGCCAACAGCTTTTGCGACACCTTGTCGATATGATGCTGCATGACGCAGACCCCTATGATGCGCTGCTGCCCACACAATCGCAGGCAAGCCCGGCTTTGCGCGTTGTGCAGAACGGACCCCTGCAATAG